The genomic window GGATGTTTTGCCGGGAAATTTTCAGCCGATTTCAGTGTTTTCAACTTATGCCGTTTTTACCGGTATGATTGCCAATTGCGTGCGTTTGGCTTTGTTTAACAATAGCATTCTTTCGCAAAAAGGTTTTTTCATATTATTGGCTTCGCATGACGGCCCCGAGACCGGCGAAGACGGCCCCACTCACCACGGCCAATTTTGGATGTCTCTCTATGATGCCTTTCCCGGAATAAAGGTATATAAGCCGTTAGATGCCAATGAGACCATAGAGATGTTGTTTTACGCCTTAGAAAAAGGCGAGCCGATTGTTTTATCCGTGGGCCGACCGGATGTGCCGGTGATAAAAAGAATCCATACCTCTCCTCAAGATGCCACACTGGGCGCGTATGTGTTTAAGAATTATTCAAATAATAATCAAGAAAAAATCGTTTTGGCCATTTCCGGATCATTGATTTTAAAAAATGTTTTAGAAATTTTGCCGGAATTGGAAAAGAGTTTGGATGTAAAAATAGTGGCCGTGACTTCGCCGAAGTTGGCTGGGGATAGAATTGGACAAATTTTATCAACCGAAGAAAAAGACAGAGTAATTACTCTGCACAACGGTTGGTCCGGATTTTTAAACTCATTTATCCTGCCGGAAGATTATAAAGCCCGATCAATCGGCGTTGATAATTTCCTAAAATCAGGCAAACCGGATGAATTGTATGAATTGGCCGGCTTAACCCCGGAAAAATTAAAAGAAAAGATATTAGAAAGCCGGTCGCCTAAGTCCGACCGGCTTAACCCGACTCACCACTTGAGCCAGATAGCATGAGGCCTCCTTGGGCCAAGTCCCGGAGCCAGAAATCACTCCAGGAGCAAGAGTAGTTTGTCTGCCGGTACGACCACCGACTGCATCCCGAGCTCACTGCCGGGTTCGTAGAATCTGATGCTGACGTACTGTTCATCCAGCAGTGTTTGGACTTCGGCAGTTCTGTCCTTTTCCTGGTCGCAGACAATACTGCCTTCGTATATCCTTTGCCCGTTGCAATCCCGAGTTTTCATCCCGCACCTCCTTTCCGCACAGAATTGCAAAAATGTGCTATTTCTAGTATAATATTTTTTTAAGAAACAATTAACAATTTTGTCAAGGATAAACTATGCAAAAGGGTCTTTCTTCAGTTGAAGCGGCGGTCAAACTCAAAAATTTTGGCTATAATTCTTTACCGGTAGCGAAGAAGAAACACTGGCTGATGCGTCTGCTCGGTATTTTTTTAGAGCCAATGATGCTTCTCATTTTAATCACCGCGATTGTCTATTTTTTTATCGGCGAAAAAACTGAAACCATTATTTTTTTGTTTTCAATCGTGCCGATTGCCCTAATGGAATTTTTAGAAGAACAGCGCACGGACCAGGCCCTGGAGGCCCTGGATAAAATGATGGTAACCTCTTGCGAGGTTTATCGTGACGGAAAAATCATCACCTTGGAAACAAAATTTTTGGTTCCGGGCGACCTGGTGCACTTAACTGCCGGAGATAAAATTCCGGCTGACGGCTTTTTGGTTGATTCACCCGGCCTGCGCGTAGATGAAGCGGTTTTAACCGGCGAATCAATCGCGGTGGCTAAGTCGCAGGCCATCAGTTTGGAAAAAACCGGCGATGAAACAAAGTTATGGCAAGGCACATACGTCACTCAAGGCGAAGGCGCAATGTTTGTTAATGCCACGGGTTTAAATACATCTTACGGAAAACTCGGTTCATTACTGTCAAAAATCAAAAAATCCAAAACTCCTTTACAGATTAAACTGAATCGTTTACTAAAAACCATAGCTATACTGGCAATTTTAACAGCCGCGGTTGTAGCCATTATTATATCTTTGACCAAGGGGCTGGTAGCCGGAATATTAGGCGGATTAACCATTGCCATGTCTTTAATCCCCGAAGAATTTCCCATTGTTTTTAGCGTCTTTCTGATTTTTGGGGTCTTGAAAATGGCCAAACGAAATGCTTTGGTACGGGAAATGTCTTTGGTGGAAACTTTGGGTTCAGTGACGGTAATTTGTACCGATAAAACCGGCACCTTAACCGAAGGCAGAATGTCGTTAAAGCAGGTTTATTGGCAGGGGCAGGTAAGAGAAATTAACAGCGGCAATAAATCCGGTCTGACCGAATTCATGAAAATAGTTTTGCTGGCCTTAGAGCGGGTGCCGGTTGACCCGATTGAAATTGAAGCCCATAGTTTTGCCAAAAGCATCGGCCTTGAACCGCATGATATTTATGAAGCCCACAGATTGATAGAAGACAAACCCTTTGATGCCAACACCAAAATGGTTCACCATTTATGGCAGGATAAAAATGACGGCTTCTGCCAATACAGCGCCGGCGCTCCGGAATTCATAATTGATAATTGTAATTTAGCTGAACTGGAAAAACAAAAAATAACCAGGGTTTTTGAAGACGCGTCCAATGATGGCTACAGAGTGGTTGGCATCGCTAAAAAATCCGAGGTCAAAAATATCGCAGATAAAGATTTGGAATTCGTCGGTCTGCTTATTATGAGCGATCCGCCCCGACCGGAAGTAAAGGACGCGGTAGAAACTTGTCAGAAAGCCGGCATCAGAATCATAATGATCACCGGAGACAACAGAATGACGGCTCACAGCATTGCCGAAGAAATCGGCTTGGCTCATAATGAAGAAATTTTAACCGGATCGGATATTGCCAACATGTCGCCTGACGCCTTAAGAGATAAGATAAAAACCTGCAGTATTTTTGCTCGGGTTAAGCCGGAACAAAAATATACGATTGTTAAAGATTTGCAGGATATCGGCGAGGTGGTTTCCATGACCGGAGACGGGGTTAACGACGCACCGGCTTTAAAAACTGCCAATATCGGCGTGGCCATGGGCAAAAAAGGCACAGAAGTCGCCAGGGCCGCGGCCGGCATGGTTTTAATGGATGATAACTTTTCCACGATTGTGGGCGCGGTGCGTGAGGGCAGGCGAATTTATGACAACATGCGCCATGCTTTTGTCTTTTTACTGTCTTTTCATATTCCAATTGTCGGTTTAGCGATCATCCCGCTATTCTTTGGTGATTCAATGATTTTTTTACCCATTCATATTATCTTTTTGGAATTGATCTGTGATCCGGCTTCGGTGCTTGGTTTTGAAAGAGAAGCCGCTCGCTACAACTTAATGAAAGAAAAACCGCGTTCTCCTAGTGAACCGATGATCAATTTTCCGCTTGGCGCGCAGGCCCTATTGCAGGGGCTGGGAATACTAGGCATCAGTTTGGTTTTTTATTATTACTTTGGCGTTTATTTAAATAATTTTGAACTTGGCCGCACCACCGCCTTTGCCGCTTTGGTGCTGTCCCAAATCGCGGTTTTATTCTTTTCACGCGAGTGGGTGCAGATAAAAAGTAATAAAGTTATACTAGTAGTGTCCGCGCTGACCTTCATATTTTTGGTTTTAAGCTTGTTTACGGCTTTGCGAAATATTTTTTACTTCGTGCCAATTTCATTGAATCTTTATTTGTTCATAATCGGCGCCGTGCTGGTTTGTAACTTTTTAGTTGGTTTAGCGGTGTCAAAAATAAAAAATAAATATGCCTGATTTGGGCGTTATAATCGCTTCCGAAAAAAAATTCCGCCAGGATCAAATCTATAAGGCCTGGTTTGATGTTGGCATTGATGGTTATGCGCAAATCACCACTTTGCCTTTGGATTTGCGGGAAAAACTAAAAAATTTGCCCTGGCTTTCGGTTGAGTTGGGACTTCTGCAGGAAAGTAAAACAGATAACACAAAAAAGGCGTTGTTAAAATTAAATGATGGGCAAACTGTAGAAACAGTTTTGATGGGCCGCAAGTCAAGAAATACAATTTGTATTTCCAGCCAGGTCGGTTGTCCGATGAATTGCGCTTTTTGCGCCACCGGATCGTGCGGTTTTACGCGAAATTTATCGGCGCAGGAAATTGTGGATCAATATCGCTTTTGGCAAAGGTATTTGGGAGCGGAAGAGGGGATTGATAATATTGTGGTTATGGGTCAGGGTGAGCCGCTACTCAATTATGATAATGTCAAAACAGCCATAAATATTATTTTAAAATACACTGATATTGGTCCCCGGCAAATCACGATTTCAACTGCCGGCGTGCCTGCGGCTATGGAAAAAATGATTGCAGATAAAGATTTTCCGCCGGTTCGGTTTGCCGTATCGCTTCATAGCGCCATTGACGCCACCCGAAAAAAAATAATGCCATCGCATCAGCCCGGCTTTTTTGATTTTTTAATTGATTGGTCCAAAAAATATCACCAGGCCTTTCCGAGTCGGGCGCATTATCTGGGTTTGGAGTATATTATGCTTGATAAAGTTAATGACGATGCCAAACATTTAAAGGCATTTATTAAACTGGCTTCAAAGTTGGGGAGCGTGAGAATTAATCTGATTCCGTATAATTTGATTTCTACCGGCGCGTCAACCGGGGTTTTTACCGGATCGGCGCCAAAAGTAATAGAACACTGGCAGGAGACATTGCTCAATTCCGGCTTTACCAGCACCATCCGCCATTCCCAGGGCCAGGATATTGCCGCGGCCTGTGGACAACTCAAGGCCTAAGGGCTTGACCTATACCTAGGGTATAGGTATACTATGAGTATTAATCATACTCATTTTTAATTTTAATTCAAAGATATGTTGGAGCCATACACAACCAAGATCAAGGCCAATTTAAAAAAAGTTCAAGGCCAGATAAATTTAATTCAAAAAATGTTGGATGAAAACAGATATTGCGTTGATGTTGCCCAGCAAATTCACGCGGCTGTGGGCATATTAAAGCAGACCAATAACATAATTCTGGAAAGCCACTTAAATTCCTGCGCTTCGCATAAATTAAATTCAAAAAAACAATCCGAGAAAGATGCCTTCGTTAAAGAATTAATTCAAACCTTCAACCTGACAACCAAATAATTCCTTCTTTTAATTTTTTGCTATGTCAAAATTAACTGTACCCATACGCGGGATGCACTGCAAGTCATGTGAAATTTTAGTGGAAAATAATTTAAAAAAAGTTGATGGTATTAAGAGAGTTACCGTCAGCCACAGCGAAGGCAAGGCGGATATAATCTATGAAGGCGAGACACCGCAGGCCTCGCAAATACGAGACGCAATTAAATCAGCGGGTTATGAGGTTGGTCAGAAAGACAAACTGCCGCTATTTTCCAAAGATCCAAAGGATTACAAAAATTTGGCGCTAGCCGCCGTCATTCTTCTTGGGCTTTATGCGATAGCCAGATGGCTGGGAATTTTTAATTTAAGCGTAAGTAGCGATAATAGCGCCGGGCTTTACATTGTGCCAATTGTCGGCTTAATTGCCGGCGTATCAACTTGTATGGCTTTAGTTGGCGGATTACTCCTGGCAATTTCCGCCAGACACGCTGAACTCCATCCCGAAGCAACAACAAAACAAAAATTCATGCCTCATATATATTTTAATATCGGCCGGGTTGCCGGCTATGCTTTGTTTGGCGGACTAATCGGTGCAATCGGATCAATAATCAGTCCGTCGGTCGGCGTGCTGGGTCTGTTAACCATAATCGTTGGTGGAGTAATGATATTTCTGGGTTTAAAACTCATAGAAATTTTTCCGTACTTGAAAGACAAAACCATTGCCCTGCCAAAAAGCATTTCCAGAGTGTTGGGAATCGGCAAAGAAACAAAAGAATACAGCCACCGCGGTTCAATGATTACCGGCGCTTTGACATTCTTTCTGCCTTGCGGATTTACCCAGGCGATGCAGCTCTATGCCGTCAGTACCGGTAGTTTCACGAAGGGCGCCTTGATTATGGGTTTGTTTGCTCTTGGCACCGTGCCGGGGCTATTAACTGTTGGCGGATTAAGTTCAATCTTTAAAGGCCAGAAAGCAAAAATATTTTTTATGGTTGCGGGCTTGGCAGTGATAATTTTCGGCTGGGTCAATATTGCCAATGGCAGCAGATTGGTCTCCGGTCTGGGCGCAAACAAGCCGGTTCAGGTTACAGACACAGCCAACGCACAAGTTGTGCAAATGACACAGGATTTTAACGGCTATTCACCAAATGTTTTTACCGTTAAAAAAGGTATACCGGTTAAGTGGGTAATCACATCCAAATCCGTTCTTTCCTGTGCCAGTTATATTGTTATGCCCAAGTATGGAATCAGCCAAGGTTTAAAACAGGGAGAGAATATTATCACCTTCACTCCAACTGAAACCGGCGAAATTCCATTTTCCTGTTCAATGGGTATGTATACCGGAAAATTTGTGGTAGTTGATGATACCAGTGGTGCCAGTGCGCCCGCCAAGGCAACAGTTGCTTCCGCAAGTGGCGCTTGCGGAGCCAGCGGAGGCGGTTGTGGCGGTTGCGGGGGTGGGAACTTTAAATATACACCGCAAACAGGTAAAATAAATACAGCTACAACTGATGAGCAGCAAAATGTTCAGTTAGTTCAAACCACTTTTACCTATAACAAAGATATCCAGCCAAATGTCTTCACAGTTAAACAGGGCCAGCCGGTAAAACTTGTTGTGGATGTTAAAGAAAACGGACAGGGTTGTATGAGCACGATTATGATTCCCGGATTATACAACACAGCGCAACGCTTGCTGGCTGGAGAAAAAATAATTATGACGTTTACACCCACTCAAACCGGGGATTATCCAATAACTTGCGCAATGGGTGTGCGCAGAGGGGTTTTGAAAGTAATTTAATTATATGGATAGCGACAAACAAACAAACTTAAGCATCGGCGGCATGCACTGCGCTTCCTGTGCGGCCATTATTGAAATGAGTTTGAAAAAAGTGCCCGGAGTGAAATCCGCTCATGTTAATTTTGCGGCGGAAAAGGCCAATATTTTTTATGATACGGCGACTGAAAGTGATTTACTGAACGCGGTCAAACATGCCGGGTATAAGGCCGAAGTGATTGATGTTGATCATCCGGAAATAGAGAAAGAAAAAAAAGAAAAAGAGATGAAGGGTTTACAGTTGCGCCTGATAGCCAGCATAATTTTAAGTTTGCCGATGGTATTTTTCATGTTTTTTGATTTGCCATATGAGGGGATAATCTCATTTATTTTGACCACGCCAATTCAGTTTATAATCGGCGCCGGATTTTATAAAGGCGCGTGGAGCAGCTTAAAGATGAAGATGTTTAACATGGACAGCTTGATTGCCATTGGCACTTCTACTGCCTATATTTATAGTTTGGCAAATTTAATTCAGGGTCTGCCGGGTTTGTATTTTGAAACCGCCGCCTTTTTAATTACTTTTGTCACTTTGGGCAAGTGGCTGGAAACCAAAGCAAAATACAAAACCTCGGATGCTATTAAAAAATTAATGGGTCTACAGGCCAAAACTGCCCGCATTATTAAAAATGGATCAACGGTTGATGTGCCGATTGAACAAGTTGTGGCCGGAGATATTATAATCGTTCGTCCCGGAGAAAAAATTCCGGTTGATGGCGTGGTCACAAAAGGGGATTCATCGGTTGATGAAGCGATGTTAACCGGTGAAAGCATTCCGGTAGAAAAAACCGTGGGCGACAAAGTGATTGGCGCGACCATAAACAAACATGGCAGTTTTGAATTTAAAGCCACCAAAGTTGGCAACGAAACCGCACTGGCGCAAATTATTCGTTTAATTGAAGAGGCGCAGGGTTCAAAGGCCCCGATTCAGGATATTGCCGACAGAATTTCCATGTGGTTTGTGCCGATTGTGATCGGTTTGGCAATTTTGAGTTTTCTTATTTGGTTTTTTGTTCTTGGCGCCGGTTTTGCTTTCAGCATAATGGCCTTTACCTCTGTAATCGTGATTGCTTGCCCCTGTGCGCTGGGTTTGGCCACGCCTACGGCAATTATGGTAGGCACGGGCAAAGGCGCCCAATATGGCGTTTTAATTAAGGGTGGCGAGCCGCTGGAAGCCGCCTGCAAGATTAAAGCCATTGTTTTTGACAAAACCGGAACTTTAACCAAAGGCAAGCCAGAAGTTACAGATGTTATTGAACTTGATCATATCGGCACTGATAAAGCGATTGGTATTGCCGCCAGTTTGGAAAAGTTATCCGAACATCCGTTGGCCGAAGCGATTGTTGGTTATGCCCAGCAAAAATCAGTTGCGTTTTTGGAAGTTAAAAATTTCAAAGCCATCCCCGGGCACGGCGTTGAGGGTATAGTTGAAGATAAAAAATATTATTTCGGCAACCGCAAATTGATTACGGACTACACTAAATTAAATTTAGCCAAAATTGATAAAAAAATGAAAGAATTGGAAGATGGGGGAAAGACCGCTATGATTCTGGCTGATGAATCGGAAATTTTAGGGTTGATTGGTGTGGCTGATACTTTAAAAAGTAGTTCTGCCGAAACAATTAAGAAATTACAGCAGGCTGGCATCGCGGTATATATGATCACCGGTGACAACCGCCGCACCGCGCAAGCCATTGCTCAACAGGTAGGCATAAAAAATGTTTTGGCCGAGGTCTTACCCGAAGACAAAGCCAATGAAGTTAAAAAAATTCAAAGCACCGGCATTGAGGTGGCCATGGTTGGGGATGGTATAAACGACGCACCGGCGTTGGCCCAGGCCGATTTGGGCATTGCTATGGGCGGAGGTACGGACGTGGCCATGGAAACCGGCGGAATTGTTATTATCAAAAATGATTTGCGCGATGTTTTGACGGCCATAAAGTTAAGCCGCGAGACAGTGGGAAAAATAAAACAGAACATGTTTTTTGCTCTGTTTTATAATGTGATTGGCATTCCTATTGCCGCGCGTGTTTTTGCCGGACTGGGTATTATTTTGAAACCGGAGTTGGCCGGATTGGCTATGGCCTTGAGTTCAATTTCAGTGGTAAGCAATTCTTTACTATTACAAAGATTCAAACCTAACAAAACCAACTATTTATCTCTTATTGCCCCGTTTATAATGGGCTTAATCTTCCTGGGGTTATTTATTGAGTTTGCGAGGTTTAGTTCGGGGGTGTAAGGTTTCTACACTATCTCACCGGTCTTGGATCAAAAACCCAATAATGAATAGGATACCACTCTACATTTATCTCTAAATATGCTAATTCTTCCTTTAGTTTCTTGATATTGTCTTTAACCAAGGCATTGGGCCCTTCCTTGTCCATGGAGGTGAATATGATTGTGTCCGGACGTACAAGTTTTGCCACATCTGACATCTTCTTAAAATCATTTACACCAAATAAACTGACAGACTGTTTAATTTCACCAATAACAAACTGTCCATCTTTTATACAAACAAGATCAAGTTCAGTATCAATTGTTTCTTTATTTGTACCCTTCTTTTTCGAAAGTTCTATGCTTGGCATAAATATAGCCGCGGATCGTGCATCTCCCATAACTTGTCCGAGTGTAATGAGTAGTGGGATTGTACCATGCAGGGACACGGCTGCTCGTATTAAACTATTTAGGCGATAAAACCACTCTGGTTCAGCAGGTAGAGAAAATTCATAACCACATCCTCTGCATTTAATTTTTTGTTTAATATCATTGATCTGATACCAGATTCGATAGCCACATCGATGGCATCGCGGCTTAACTCCCAAAAGAAAAATATTTGATTCAATCATATCAGATAGTTCATTCTTAAAGTCTTCCTCATTAAATTCAATAGTTTGTACAGATGGTTTTTGGTTGTATTCCTCCGTTTCTTGTTTTGCCAAATCACGAAGAATATTGTAATTCAAATCGATTTCTTCCTTGCTATAGTCTTTTGCAATATTAACTACAGTATGAGCAAGCCATTTCTTTGCGCTGTCTGATCCCTTAAAATCCATTCCTGAGTTTATTTTTTTCGTGAGCTTGTTGAGAAGTTTTTGTTGAGTATCTTCATCTTGTTCGAGGTTTTGATTAGACATTCGTGAAAAGATATGTCTCCAATACCGCTTTTCAAAAAGCTGGTGGGCATTGAGTAAGTCCGGGAAAAGTCCTAAAACACCAGACAGATACATACCTTTATCTGAACGTTGTAAACGATAGAAAGGCCGAGAGAGGGAACGTTCTTTATCTCCGTTTTTTATGCAATCAAAACTTTCTCCACACAACAAAGCATAAAATATTGATTTATCTTCGGGAATCTTAATAACCAGAGTAGTATCTTCTCCATGAATTCTAGTTTTGCGACTCATCAAGACACTAAACATTCCATGTTCGTTAATGCGAGCCTTTTTATTAAAGAATGGCAGATCGTGTACGATACTGTTACGTTTTGGAAGTTGCCACCAATAGTCTTGTCCAATGATGTTTTTGAAGCGCTCTGGGCGGTATTGAATATAGAGATCAGTAAACCAGTTTTCTCCCCCCATCACACCCTGTTCTACATCAGGTTCGTCTAAAATGAGATATTCTTCATTTGAATGTGCTCGGTGAAAATCTAAGCCTTGTCGCAAAAAGAAGTAAGAATCTCTAGAATTATAATCAGGTATTGGATGTTCTGTAAAAAGAGTAAATTTTTTTGGGTGCCATATTAGTGCATTAAAAAGATTTGCAACCGTTTGTATTTCAGTTTCAGTGAGTGAGAATGTTGTAAAATGTGCCTCTTGACCATGGTGGTTACCTGTACTGCCAGCATAGCGATTAATGAATTTTCCAAGTCCAGGCCTCAATAATTCGCTTTCCGCAAGTTGTTTTGGGAGCCATAGTTGCGTAAAGTAAGTTCTGAGCCAAGTACTCATCTCTAAGGTACGATTCCAAAAATGTGTAAACTCATCCACTGTATCCCCAACGATAATCTCAAATTTTTCATTATTATATGCATGTTCAGCCTCCTTGAATGAATTTGGTAACGAACAAATTTGAGCAGGGAAAATTGCCTTTGTGTGCCAATCTCCCAAGTCAAGCAAGGCTTCATTTAGAGAGGGCTCATCTATAACTTTGTATTTTTTGGCATGACAGGTTTCCAGTGCTTTTTTAAGTTGAGAAGTCATCATTGGTTCCTGTTTCAAAAGTCCAAAATTTCTATCTAAAAAAGTCTTAATTATTTCAGGGGTTGTTTCAACAACCTCAAATAAAATTAAATCATTTTTTTCTTCAAAAAGCGGAATTCCTATTTGGGAAATATTTTTTTCTGTTGGAAGTATGGAAATTGGATGGCTGCTAATATTTATGTGAGTGTTTTCTGGACGAATTTCTTCCACTTGAAGTGGAGAAAGAAATGTATGAATCTTTTTTTTCAATTCTTCCGACAAAACAACGGTTGAATGTATAATATCAGGATCATATCCTCGTAAGAATTTCCACCAGCTGTCGGTTATAGTTACACCATCAGTAAAAATAATAGGGTTGAATTTACCTCCCCACTTCTCTCTATTATAGGCAATTATTTTATCAACCCAGTCAGTGTCTGATTTTGGGTTTATTAAAAAAGCTATCCGGAACGGACGGTGATTTATATAAATTGAGTATGGTTCCATAAATTGTTAAAACCCCTTTCTAACTGTTAAATTTAATGCATTACATATATACCATTATTGGTTGGGGATATTTAAACATATTTGAACAGTTTGGGCAATTCTCTTGAAGTTTATACCGAAAGTGGTAAGATATTGCCATATCTATTTGGTATGAATTTCATCATCCACCCCGACGAAATATTTTTAAAAGGCACTAACCAGCCGTTTTTTTATCGCGCTTTGAAAAATAATCTGGAAAAATTGTTTGCCGGCGCAAATGTGAGAAGAGTGGAAAGCGGAATGGTGTTAAGCGCTGATTTAAATGAACAAGATATCAATCGGCTGGCCTTAATTCCAGGCATAGCCAATTTTGCACCGGCAATTATAACTAAGGCAGATAATATCAACGATTTAAAAAAATCCATAGACAAATTACTGCAAACCCCCGAATGTGCCAATTCTAAACACACATCCTTCCGCATATCTTCAGAACGCTCATATAAAAGTTCTCCTTTGTCCTCAAAACAAATTGCCAATGAGATAGGGGAGTATGTGCGCCTAAAAACCGGTTGGAAAGTTGACCTCAAACATCAGGATTTGGATATTAATATCGCCATCGGCAAAGATCAGGCTATTATTTATGGAAATTTAACCGATGGCGCCGGCGGCTTGCCGACAGAATCATCCGGCAAAGTATTGTGCTTATTATCCGGCGGTATAGACAGCCCGGTCGCGGCCTACAAATTAATGTGCCGCGGTGCCGAAGTTGGTCTGATTCATTTTCAAAATCAAACGCAAGTTACAGTCGAAGTGGGGGAGAAAATTTTTGATCTGGCCAAAACTCTGGCCAATTACCAATCAGAAGTTCAGCTATTTATGGTCCCGTTTGCCGAACTGCAAAAACAGGTGATAATGAAGATTCCTTCACAGTACAGAATGCTGATCACGCGCCGATTATTCAATAAAATCGCCTGTGAAATCGCCAAAGCCAACAAATATCAGGCCTTGGCCAATGGCAACTCGCTCGGCCAGGTGGCTTCGCAAACTCTGGAGAATATATCCGTGGTAGAAGCATCGTCTGATTTGTTAACTTTATCTCCATTGATTGGAACCAATAAAAAAGATATAATGAACACAGCCAAAAAAATCGGCACGCTGGAAATTTCCAACCGTCCTTACGAAGATTGTTGCAGTTTGTTTGTAGCCAAGCATCCGGAAACCAAAGCCCGGCGCAAACAGATTGAAGAAATGGAAAAAGCGGTAGATATGTCCCAATTTGACAAAAGCAGTATAATATCATACTATATTAGTGCGAGTTCTGCTCGTCCTTAGTTATTTAAAAAATTATGCCCAACGAAATCGTTTTTGACATTGAAACCCAAAACACCTTTGCCGACGTGGATAATGACTTTAAAAAATTCAAAATATCAGTAGTTTCAATATATAGTTCGCAAACAAACACTTACACCAGTTTCTCCGAAGATGAATTAAAAAATTTATGGCCCATTTTGGAGAAAGCCGACCGGTTAATTGGCTATAACAGCGAACATTTTGACCTGCCGATTTTGCATAACTACTATCTGGGCGATTTGACCAAAATTCCGCATCTGGACATCATGAAAATTATCAAAGACAGCATCGGCATCCGGCTTAAATTAAGCGATGTAGCCGAAGCCACGCTGGATAATATCACCAAAAGCGCAGACGGGCTCCAGGCAATCAAATGGTGGAAAGAAGGTAAGATTGATGAAATAAAAAAATACTGCGAGCAGGACGTGAAAGTGACCAAAGAACTTTATGACTTTGGCAAAGCTAACCGGCAGTTATTCTACAAATCCCTGGCCGGAGACGTTATACCCTTTGCTGTTGATTTCAGCGTCGCGCCAACCGCCGCTCCTAAAAACAATTTAAATTTAACTTTACCATTTTAATTAATTATTTTTAACTTATGTTCAGCTTAAAACGGGAAACGGATTACGCCGTGCAGTTAATCAAATATCTATCCGGTAAAGGCGGTAAAAAATTTAAAAGCTTGAAAGATTTTTCCAAAGAATCAGAGATTTCTTTTTGGTTTTTACAAAAAATCGCGCGCAAATTAAATTTAGCCGGTATCATT from Patescibacteria group bacterium includes these protein-coding regions:
- a CDS encoding cation-translocating P-type ATPase — encoded protein: MQKGLSSVEAAVKLKNFGYNSLPVAKKKHWLMRLLGIFLEPMMLLILITAIVYFFIGEKTETIIFLFSIVPIALMEFLEEQRTDQALEALDKMMVTSCEVYRDGKIITLETKFLVPGDLVHLTAGDKIPADGFLVDSPGLRVDEAVLTGESIAVAKSQAISLEKTGDETKLWQGTYVTQGEGAMFVNATGLNTSYGKLGSLLSKIKKSKTPLQIKLNRLLKTIAILAILTAAVVAIIISLTKGLVAGILGGLTIAMSLIPEEFPIVFSVFLIFGVLKMAKRNALVREMSLVETLGSVTVICTDKTGTLTEGRMSLKQVYWQGQVREINSGNKSGLTEFMKIVLLALERVPVDPIEIEAHSFAKSIGLEPHDIYEAHRLIEDKPFDANTKMVHHLWQDKNDGFCQYSAGAPEFIIDNCNLAELEKQKITRVFEDASNDGYRVVGIAKKSEVKNIADKDLEFVGLLIMSDPPRPEVKDAVETCQKAGIRIIMITGDNRMTAHSIAEEIGLAHNEEILTGSDIANMSPDALRDKIKTCSIFARVKPEQKYTIVKDLQDIGEVVSMTGDGVNDAPALKTANIGVAMGKKGTEVARAAAGMVLMDDNFSTIVGAVREGRRIYDNMRHAFVFLLSFHIPIVGLAIIPLFFGDSMIFLPIHIIFLELICDPASVLGFEREAARYNLMKEKPRSPSEPMINFPLGAQALLQGLGILGISLVFYYYFGVYLNNFELGRTTAFAALVLSQIAVLFFSREWVQIKSNKVILVVSALTFIFLVLSLFTALRNIFYFVPISLNLYLFIIGAVLVCNFLVGLAVSKIKNKYA
- the rlmN gene encoding 23S rRNA (adenine(2503)-C(2))-methyltransferase RlmN, with the translated sequence MPDLGVIIASEKKFRQDQIYKAWFDVGIDGYAQITTLPLDLREKLKNLPWLSVELGLLQESKTDNTKKALLKLNDGQTVETVLMGRKSRNTICISSQVGCPMNCAFCATGSCGFTRNLSAQEIVDQYRFWQRYLGAEEGIDNIVVMGQGEPLLNYDNVKTAINIILKYTDIGPRQITISTAGVPAAMEKMIADKDFPPVRFAVSLHSAIDATRKKIMPSHQPGFFDFLIDWSKKYHQAFPSRAHYLGLEYIMLDKVNDDAKHLKAFIKLASKLGSVRINLIPYNLISTGASTGVFTGSAPKVIEHWQETLLNSGFTSTIRHSQGQDIAAACGQLKA
- a CDS encoding sulfite exporter TauE/SafE family protein, with the translated sequence MSKLTVPIRGMHCKSCEILVENNLKKVDGIKRVTVSHSEGKADIIYEGETPQASQIRDAIKSAGYEVGQKDKLPLFSKDPKDYKNLALAAVILLGLYAIARWLGIFNLSVSSDNSAGLYIVPIVGLIAGVSTCMALVGGLLLAISARHAELHPEATTKQKFMPHIYFNIGRVAGYALFGGLIGAIGSIISPSVGVLGLLTIIVGGVMIFLGLKLIEIFPYLKDKTIALPKSISRVLGIGKETKEYSHRGSMITGALTFFLPCGFTQAMQLYAVSTGSFTKGALIMGLFALGTVPGLLTVGGLSSIFKGQKAKIFFMVAGLAVIIFGWVNIANGSRLVSGLGANKPVQVTDTANAQVVQMTQDFNGYSPNVFTVKKGIPVKWVITSKSVLSCASYIVMPKYGISQGLKQGENIITFTPTETGEIPFSCSMGMYTGKFVVVDDTSGASAPAKATVASASGACGASGGGCGGCGGGNFKYTPQTGKINTATTDEQQNVQLVQTTFTYNKDIQPNVFTVKQGQPVKLVVDVKENGQGCMSTIMIPGLYNTAQRLLAGEKIIMTFTPTQTGDYPITCAMGVRRGVLKVI
- a CDS encoding metal-sensitive transcriptional regulator, with translation MLEPYTTKIKANLKKVQGQINLIQKMLDENRYCVDVAQQIHAAVGILKQTNNIILESHLNSCASHKLNSKKQSEKDAFVKELIQTFNLTTK